A window of Eubalaena glacialis isolate mEubGla1 chromosome 11, mEubGla1.1.hap2.+ XY, whole genome shotgun sequence genomic DNA:
AGGATCCTTCGCTTTCACATTCATCTAAATCAAACTGTAAACATTATCTAGGCTGAAGATTGCTTCTGCTTCATTTACAAGTATTTACTAAACAAATGGCTAAGGACACAAGATAATGGGAAGTTTCTTACTTTATcccctttggaaaataaatgcAATTTGACATGCTAATCATAGccccccccttcctttttttatttctttagaggACTTCTCCATAGCTAGAATATAGTCTTTTCAGGAATTTGGATCAGTCTAACTTGCTGTGCCCCATAAATGATACATCCTAAATTGCATTTTCCAGTGGGATTTCAACCCTTGAATTCCTGCTAAAGTATACCAAAATGCATGATGGTTTCCACAATCACGTTGGGCATCTATATGTAGGAcctctatgtttatttttttattgcactTACTTTTGTGACTTGAATGAGGCTTTGTTTTAGTCGGACATTTAGTTTTAAAGGGATGCCGTGACATTACTTGATGCATGTAAATGCTAATCTGCTTTGAGATTTTAAATTCAAGTTCCTTAAAAAGGGCAAGTTGCTGCTTTTCTTAGAAGTGAAAATAAAAGCATGGACTATGCCAACATTTGATTAGATGATTATTTTACCAAGCTTCCTGAGTATTATCTTCTCTCTTTAGAGTAACATATGGACATCACTTTATATTCTCAGAAGCTGAGAAAAATTCATTTTACCTAGACTGAAGAACCTCAGAAAAGCAAATAACCACtcacttaaaatttatttgataCTTAAAGGCAGTTTTTACAtattaaattagtatttttttttttaagggacaaGATTTCTGTTTGAGATAGTATATGCCTGGATAAGAAGTTTGTTTGCCAGCTTTAAATTACAGAATTTTGCCATTACTTTTTTACAGCAGTTGTTCTGAAACATTAGTGTCTAAATAGTTGAACCCCACtcctagagtttctgatttagtaggtctagtTTGCATTTCTATCAGTTTCCTGGGGTGATGTTGAGAtggctggtctggggaccacgcTTTGAAACCCCACTGCCCTATTAGAACGGGACGTCTGTGTGCTCCATATTCAGAAAGTTATAACTACTGTAGGCCAGGATCATAACTTATAAGAACTTTGTATGATTCCTTAAAGTTTTCAGTTTTCCAAAGTTGATTCTTATCATCTGTCTCTTTCCCCACACTATTGTTAAACCTTAAAACTGAAATAGATTGTTGGTGCTGGGAAGATGCAGAAAAACGTCCAATAAGCCTGAACACTGGGGGTCTGCCCCAGGAGACAGAGTAGATGGTGacagctttaaaaagaagaaagtaagtaGAGTCATAGGATCTGctaaaaagaagaataagaagGTCTGAGAAGGAGGAGAGATAGACACAAAAGCAGCCCTTCTTGCTGCTCTCCAGGCCCTCCATGTTAGCTCTCAGAGGTCACCAGACTCCCCTTAGTTGCTGGGGAAGAGGGACCGTGGGGTCAATCCACTTCCTCGTTCCTCCTGCCAATTTAGGCCAAAGGAGAAGTGAGATGCTTAAATAGTCTAAAATAGAAGGTATTTTTGCTGCTTTCTCTTATCTGCCCCTAGGGATAGTTTTCATTccagagaaattattttatttggcaGATTAATGTTTTAATATGTCCTTTGATTCATTTTTCAGTGAGCCTTTTAAGAAATGTAGCTGTATTTTCCAGGGTATGTCAGCCATGAGAAGTCTCCCAAGCTgccttgagttttgttttttttccttctaccgTCTCTACTCATCTCCAAATGGTTTTCTACCTTTGTAAGGTTTTCTTTCTCACAGTCCCTTTTAGAAAAGGTAGTATCAGGAACTCACCTCCAAGTTTTGCAGTTTAGGACTTGAGGTTTCAAGTCTGGTCATAAGACCTAGAGtaaattacttattttctttagGACTGAAACCTCACATGTTAAATGCTGTCAGTTATACTTAAACCTGGTGGTGTTTCTGGGAGAATTAAATGGGATGCCTCTAAAACACTTAGTACAATGTCTGGTACACCATCAATGATGTTAATCTGTATGATCATTGTTACTGCTGCTGGCAGGCAACTCTTTAacccttttttctcctcttctctccaaACAATCCCAATTGCTTTATGGAGAAGAAACAGTTTTGCCCTAAATCTGCACGTCACCCTCTGATTTCTAGTTCTCTTATGTTTCTTGGTCTAAACCTTAGTACAACCGTCTTAGTTTGTGCCCTTGGATTCCTACCTAAGCAAAGCAAGGCAGGTTGCCAGATGGGGAGGCTGCTAAAAGTGGTCTCCTTCCTGTGGGtaaccaaaaaaagaataaacaaaaggcATTAAGTCTCTAGTTGAAGAGATGAGCCCACATGAAAGCTAAATTATTTAAAGATTTAAGTAAGAATTGGAGACAAAAATAGAAGTCATTTCACATTACCCCTATTTAATTCATCATCCTTAGGGCTTTCCAAAAAATAAATCTGATCATATTACTTCCCTGCCAAAAATATTCACCCACCCCTCACTCCCAGCACCCTATGCCCCTCTCTACCCACCAGTTTTTTCAACATAATTTATCTTCCTCATACTGGTTTAAGTCTTTAAGATACTCCAAGGTCAGgtcccctctttttcttccttccagagACCTAATTATGGGCCAACTTCACTCACTTAGCAGAGATCACTCACTTCTGGGGCTTCCTTATCTCCTTTTGCCTCCATATACACCCCAAAATAAATGCCCTGTCTCTATTTGCTGTTAACACTCTGTAAAGAACTCTCCTGCTTGAACCTGTACTTCTTGGTTAAGCTGCGAGTTTTCTAAAGCAAGCACCAAGGACACCTAGCACTCTATCTGGAAGTAAGTTCACAACAGAGGTCACAATAGATAATACTTTAGTGAATGCTGTCAGCTGACCAGCAACAATGAGGCTCCTCCAACTCAGCAAGGAAATCTATAGGCCTAAAGGTGcctttggggagggaggggccagaTAGGGAATAAGACCTTTGCTGAGTGGGGATtacagggaggggaggtgtgagggggtggggggggtaagGCCTACTGGACAACCTTGTGAACTGTAATAcagccattaaagaaaaaatctgggacttccctggtggcacagtggttaagagtccacctgccaatgcaggggacacggttcgagccctgttccaggaagatcccacatgccgcggagcaactaagcccatgtgccacaactactgagcctgcgctctagagcccacgagccacaactactgagcctgcacgccacaactactgaagcccgcgtgcctagagccggtgctctgcaacaagagaagccaccaccatgagaagcccgcgcaccacaacgaagagtaacccccgctacccacctctcgctgcaactagagaaagcccacgctcagcaatgaagacccaacacagccaaaaataaataagttaaaaaaaaaaaaaaaacaaaaaactgacacTTTCCTAGCAATAATGCAGGAAGCCTGGATCACAGGGATGAAGCGAGAGGCTGGAGTTTAGGAAGGACACCTCGTGAGCAACTTCAGGATAGAATGGcaatgtgagagagtggcacacAAGCAAATGACACGCATGGGTAACCTGAtgtaaaaatactaaaatgtGTCTACATAACATGTGgggaaacaaaacaagaaacattaAATGGGCGCAATGTGTACACTACCACAGTATTTCTTAAGCAGCATATCCAAGTCACTTTGGTCTCCATTTCATTTGCTTTGGAAATGCAGCCTAAAACAACATTTATCTACAAAAACTATTTATGCAATAATCTCACACTTATGGCAGCCAGGAAGACAGTGCCGTAGAGTTGAGTTACTTATCTTCTTAAATATTGACTGTCTGATTTTAAGCAGCGACAACTCTGTGTGATTTGTCACCTGACAAATTGCAAgtcatgtgggtttttttgttgtttttttgtggggtttgtgtgtgtgtgtgtgtgttttcttttgcaAGTAATGGTTTTGATGGACTCATTTGTATTTAGATGTCTATTTAACATCAGTCAACAGCATTTACTGGGTGTTGGCCTGTTTCTTAGGCATTGGGTGTACAACAGTGAAtgacagggacttctctggtggtccagtgggtaagactcggcgctcccaatgcagggggcccaggtttgatccctggtcggggaactagatcccacatgctgcaacaaagatcctgtgtgccacaactaagaccccgtgcaaccaaaataaataaataaatattttttaaaaaatagtgaatgACAAAAGATGCCTGCTCTGTAAGAATTTACAGACTAGAAAGGAAGAGGGTCTAGTAAACACAGTAAATCTAGTATGTCTGATCAGTACCAGGGCCAGGGCAAGGGGAAGCAGAATACTGTAGACATTTACACAAGTCCagagagtcagggaaggcttcttagaGGATGAGCATAAATTAgctagggaaaaaacaaaaaagggaggggatattCCAGGCGGTGGGAATAGCATATACAATGAATAGtttatgctattattattatgctaTTAAGCTATTATTAGCTTAATTTAGTGCTATCGTGTTCATAGATTAATAGTTTAGATGAGTTCCCAATAATGAAATGCAAAAGGTGACATTTAACGACTTAAAATTTATTCAGTTCAGAAGACCATGCTTTATTCTGATATGGATACCTTTCCTACTTTGGGGATGTTATAATGTCTTGTTTTCCCCAAAATGATAGTGACAGCAGATGATAaggtaattctttaaaaaaacatctttggcaaaataaaagattttcaaCCTGTGTTGATCCCTAAGTTTTACTAGTCtatgaaatagagaaagaagttCATTCCCTCACCCtatataaatgttttttcttcttcttctctccttctttttgGTTAAATAACACAATTgctcaaaaagtctacagatttGGATTTGTTAGTCCAAAGCAAACTGTTCTAGTAACACTTGAGCTGAGGGATGGGAATATAACGCCCAGCCCTTTGAGGATTCTAGTTAGTTGCCTGATAGTTTCCTCTATAGAAAGTACTTTCTGAGCTCTTAAGCACTCCAAAGACCTGACATTTGTTACttgcaaatttattttgaaaccCAGGTTCATTTTCTGGATTGTTTTGACATAtttcctaagatttttttttttttagtgctttgACTGAAAATTTTCTAGGTTTTAGAAATTAATTTGATAATTATCAAATTGCctgatgataatatatataagccggcttatatagatatataagccggcttatatagatatatagatatatgtatttgAATGTTTACTTAGTGCTGGAGACAGTGCTAAATAATCTCTAGTTATTCCACGtagtcttcacaacaacctttatattttttagattacaatgcagagaggttaaataatttgccaaagGACACAGAGTCAAGAGTTGGGTTTGTAAATAGTTGGGAGTGCCCTGTAGTTTAGCATATCAACAAGATGAGAAAGTGCCTTTATAAACTTAAAAGCTGTCAAGAAATACCTCCTTGTTTCTTGGATGGGAAGAGGCTTACTAAACTTTTGGAAAAACATTACTAAACATATATATGTCTGGATTTGAAAACCATTAGCAATTAACATTGTGCACTATCTAAAGCTTACATTTAGGaccaatatttatttcctttttttttttctccttgagtaCTCCCTAGATCCCCTCGGGGTAAAAGAGAAATTTCTTAAATCCATTTGTCTCTTAAAGGAAAGATTTAAAGTAGGAAACACACGCATACAATAAAAAACAGTGGGAGGAAAAACCCTTCAAGAATATGTGAGTTAAACTTTCTGTTAACTCTATTCAGCTGAATTTCAGAAGCATTCAGAAAGGGTCCAGCTGCTGCCTGGGAAGTAGTggacatttcataatgtatgcaaatgttaaATCATTAcatagtacacctgaaactaacatgatatcatatatcaaatatatttcaatgaaagaaaaaaaaaattagtggagAAAACATGAGCTGGGAGACAGGTCTGAGTTCAGATCCTAGCATTTTGTTAacttcattatttatattttgtagatGAGTCAATTTAAGCTCAGAATTAGTGGGAGTCCAAGTTGGATACCAggcttgaaggagaaaaactttcACCTGATTTCTAATGTAATGCTCAAATGACTGATGATGTAAGGAAAATGAACAGAGCAGATGATTAAGGGTGGGTAGGGTTTAGAGGGATATCAGAAAATCTTGTTCTAGGGCTATGGTAATTTTAAAGATTTACTTGTTTCCCTATCTCCTTTTTGAGTAGTGAAAGAGGTTTCAGATCCCTAGTGAAGTAATTACCATGACGTTTATTTTTAAGCACAGTTAGTTATATCTGAAAAGTCCtagaaggaaacaaatgaacctatttcccattatttttgatgcattgATGCATTTAATCAAAGCAAATAATTTCACAAGTCAAtgcttttaaagaatttatttttattatcctttaaagtatttatttcacATGTAACTACCTAATTACTGtgtatgaatgaaaaaataatctaGAAGTTATTCTTTCAAGCCCCGTTTTACGTATTtcatttaaacaataaaattttttctcctaCTGCTTTATAGTAAATTctacttttccttcatttctatacCCTTTGGCTCAGTACTGTGTTTTGCAATATTGATGACCAAGTAAGCGCAGGATATTTATTTCCATCTGGCGGAGTTCAGCTTCTGCCTCTTGTTTGCTTTCTCCATCTGCCCACCCAgctcaccatctttttttttttcctcctccttaatGGAGTTCGGGTTAACCCTCTCGCAGGCCTAATCCTTTTAGCAGGTTTGCGCCTtcgtattttttttcccctagttttgAAAGTAGGACTTAAAGTAAACTTAAATGTCTGCGCCTAATACTTTCACAACCTTcacattttacctttatttttttgtttttataaagaacAGCAGAACGCTAAGGCTCAGATAGTTACTTggattagaaaaaaaggaaacaaccttCGGTTTTGCGCGTAAACGGTGTAAAATGCattgcacagattttttttctttttatagactAAACTTATTACGGTTGCCATACTTCTCTTCAATAACAGGCTTTCTTATCAGTTTTAACCTGGATTCAGTAAGGTCTCCACTCTGACTCCTGAAGTTACTGAAACAGCAACCACAAAAGGCTTactaaccttttatttatttattttgcaattaAACTTTGACAAAGACATCCCCCAATCCTCCCTAAGGGTGGAGCATAAACGGCTCTGTGGCGTCGGCTGCACGTTTGCGAGGGGAACTGGGCTCCGGAGGCTGCAGGATGCCCCGCGAGAGCCggttctccctccttttctccgcACTCCCTGTATCCTCAGCACTTGTACCCGCATCCCGCTGCTCCGTACGCTCTTCCTGCCTCTGGAACCAGCCACATAGACTCGGCGTGGGGACGGGATGTAAACACCGAGTACAGCTAGCGGCCGGTGCCGTGCAGGCCGATCCGTGCCGCCGGCGCGGGTGTAGACAGCCTGAGCCGGGCGGCTTTTATCTGCACAGCATTAAGCCTCCTTGCAGGCGAGCCCGGGCAGCGCACTCCTTCAGAAGACGCGCTGGCACAGCGCCTAGACTTGCTGAAGCGAGAAGGAGGGGcgagggctgggggcggggctttCACACGCGCACCCTCGGTTTCCTCCGTCCCCCGCCACTGCTCCCCCTTCTCCGGCTGCCACTCGGAGGTTTATTTGTTTACAAGCGGATTACGTcagctcctccctctcttcccggTCTATGGACCCGCCCCCTGGCCCCTTTTTCCCGCCCCCTCCGGCTCCGAATCTGCTTGCGTCACAATGGTGCGATCTCCGGATTGGCTGGAGTCGGCCGTCACGCTCCCGCCACGCCACTTCCTTTCCGCAGCGCTATAAAAAGTGCTGCACGGCCTCTGTTTCTCTTTGCCGGTCTGAGCTGGAAATGCAACTGTTTGGACCTTCGGAGGTTGCGGAGCTGGAGgcggaggaggctggggaggtaCGAGCGATGTGACGAGGCCGCCGTCGctcatcttttcctctctcttgctGCCTCATGCCTCGAAAATAACTTTTTTACtataaagaaaggagaaaaaaagtagcCGTCCGCCTCTCACGCCCTCTCTTCCTCTCAGCCCTCTGACCTGTGAGGGAGCCCGGGGTGGCCGCTCCGCCGTCGGGGTCGCGCCGCCGAGCCCCGGCCGCCCCGggccgcccccgcccgccgcccccATGCATCCCTTCTACACCCGGGCCGCCACCATGATAGGCGAGATCGCCGCCGCCGTGTCCTTCATCTCCAAGTTCCTCCGCACCAAGGGGCTCACGAGCGAGCGACAGCTGCAGACCTTCAGCCAGAGCCTGCAGGAGCTGCTGGCAGGTGAGCGGGCCACGGCGGGAGGGCGAGGGGCGCCGGGGGACACCGCCGCACATCCCCGGGCCGAGCCGTCGGGGCCGCGGGAGTCTCGGTGGCGCCGCGCTCGGGTCCGGCCGCGGGACGGTGGGTGGCGCGCTGGGCGGCCGCTAACGGCGGGTCCCGGGGAGGGTTTGGGGGCTGGGCCGAGGGCGCTCCCTCCTCCCGCCACGGCTGGCAAACCgagggaagaagaaaatagaCGCACAACAAAGAAACTAAAGCCGACCGAGTCTGGAGCTGTGGTCTTCGGACGGTCCGCGGATTTGGGGGACAAAGGAGCCGCGGGGCTGGGGTTGGTTcgatgccccctccccccaaccccgtcGAACCGTTGCGGGCTCGGCGGCCCGGCCCCGGGGTGGGAAAGCGCGCCGCTGCCCCGAAGCTAGCCCGGGACGGACGTGCCGTCTCCCCCCTCCTCCTACCCCTGCCCATTAATCATCGGATTTGTCACCGGTACAATTACAGCCCTGCCCAGAGCGTGGTTTAGGGTTGCTTGTTTTACTTCCCTTCGGGGTTAACAGTCTGGTGGCGCGTCTCCCCTCCAAAGCTATAAACCCCATTGTGTGcgtctggggtggggtggagaaagTAAACAGGCTCCCGGCTGGCCGAGGCTGCGCGCCTGATTCCCGTTTTGGCGGCTCAACCGGTTGGTTCCCGGAGATTGTTTTGTCCCGTACTACTGCTATTTCTAAAACCCGGCCCGCGTTTCCCATCCCCGCACACGCACAGCCGCGAACGCGATGCTGGGCATTTAAAAAAGTTGATAGTTCGCATTTTCACTCCAAGGAGCCAGCGGAAGAAGGAAACTACAGCGGGAACCAGCAGTAACGGTGTCTAAGcattgttttctctgttcttttcttctataGAGCATTATAAACATCACTGGTTCCCAGAAAAGCCCTGCAAGGGATCAGGTTACCGCTGTATTCGCATCAACCATAAAATGGATCCTCTGATTGGACAGGCAGCACAGCGGATTGGACTGAGCAGTCAGGAGCTGTTCAGGCTTCTCCCAAGTGAACTCACACTCTGGGTTGATCCCTACGAAGTGTCTTACAGAATTGGAGAGGATGGCTCCATCTGTGTGCTGTACGAAGCCTCACCAGCAGGAGGTAGCACCCAAAACAGCACCAACGTGCAAATGGTAGACAGCAGAATCAGCTGTAAGGAGGAACTTCTCTTGGGCAGAACAAGCCCTTCCAAAAACTACAATATGATGACTGTATCAGGTTAAGATATAGTCTATGGATGCATCGTCTTATAATGGATGGATAAATTTGATTTTTGCTTTGGGTGGGCTCCTCTTGGGGATGGATTATGGAATTTAAACCATGTCACAGCTGTGAAGATCTGGCACAAGATagagtggtaaaaaaaaatttttaagtgacagTGCCATAGTTTGGACAGTACCTTTCAATGATTTAATAGCCTGTGAGTCCAAGTAAATGATCACCTTATTTGCTAGGGAGTGAAGTCCTAGGGTGGTTTCAGTTTCTCCCAGACATGATACCTAAATTTTTACATCAGTCCCTTTAACGCAAATCTGTATTTCAAAGAACCTTTCTCTGCAGTAGAAGCTGCAGAGAAAATTTGCACTATGACACTTAAAGTTGTTCTCCTTTTTGGCAGCTCAATAGGAAAGCTCAACATTTTAAACATGGTAGTACTGGAAATTTTATGACAAGATTTTTACCTAGCacttaaatatgtataaatgtacATAAGACAAACTAGTAAGCATGACCTGGGGAAATGGTCAGACCTTGTATTGTGTTTTTGGCCTTGAAAGTAGCAAGTGACCAGAATCTGCCTTGGCAACAGGCTTTAAAAAAGACCCTTAAAAAGACACTGTCTCAACTGTGGTGTTAGCACCAGCCAGCTCTCTGTACATTTGCTAGCTTGTAGTTTTCTAAGACTGAGTAAACTTCTTATTTTTAGAAAGTGGAGGTCTGGTTTGTAACTTTCCTTGTACTTAATTGGGTAAAAGTCTTTTCCACAAACCACCATCTATTTTGTGAACTTTGTTAGTCATCTTTTATTTGGTAAATTATGAACTGGTGTAAATTTGTACAGTTCATGTATATTGATTGTGGCAAAGTTGTACAGATTTCTATATTTTGGATGagaaatttttcttctctctataATAAATTGTTTCTTATCTTGGCATTTTAATTAATCTCTTGTCATGATTACAGAGGTTCagctaaaagaaatatatttctcagaAGACTTAGGTTTTGTAAGCCATGTGAATGTCAGTTGCACACTGGTCATGCTGAAAAACATTTGATAAGGAGTGAAGATGATCTGTGTATACATATTTAGGTGTTGGAGGATAAACACAGGGGTAACatgcttttttaaaag
This region includes:
- the BTG1 gene encoding protein BTG1 yields the protein MHPFYTRAATMIGEIAAAVSFISKFLRTKGLTSERQLQTFSQSLQELLAEHYKHHWFPEKPCKGSGYRCIRINHKMDPLIGQAAQRIGLSSQELFRLLPSELTLWVDPYEVSYRIGEDGSICVLYEASPAGGSTQNSTNVQMVDSRISCKEELLLGRTSPSKNYNMMTVSG